From Aliarcobacter butzleri, the proteins below share one genomic window:
- a CDS encoding TonB-dependent siderophore receptor, whose translation MNKKGKMISMSFCVSMVLGSQLFAAQNSQNTTVLEEIKVSENNLILNSVTEETGSYTTGATSTATKLDLSLRETPQSVLVFTRQRLEDQNITSYQELLSKTPGVTLNKWDERVYPTARGFTIDYNLYDGMPTYSIADYGANDTDLIIFDRVEIVKGANGLMTGAGNPALGLNYIRKHANSKEFKGTIDLSAGSWDNYTSSADVQTPLNTDGSVRARFVAKHQDKKSYMDNYEKQTDVFYGVVDMDLTDTTYLSFGASYENIQRDGVRWGGLPAFYTDGSRTNFSRSKTVSDDWTYWDNKTTSYFADLKQYIYDDISINASYSNRTMDSKTAIAYYFGTVNKVTNNADGFLYDYVSDAKEEENNLNLYASIPFELAKLDHEIITGFGYNKYDFKKNNFAGTGYISASSLNFSNINIDNPQLSANTPTLELPSKTIQKGYYLAGRFSLMEDLKLISGIRVSSWEYQAKNGNGNREFDDEITPYAGLVYDIDKNYSIYVSYTSIFKPTDRQDKDNNYLDPAEGKSYETGIKGEYFDGRLNTSLSIFRIEQTGFEDTGIPIASNPLKNAFERIDGVVSKGFELGVQGNLTDDFSLDFGLANFEAENPDGSKFNTDSSRTTANLWAKYTISNYRFGAGLNYKSKVYTGSGATKITQDAFITTDLMAGYKINKSLDLQLNINNVFDEKYYEGIGVNSMLYGDPRNFTLGMKYTF comes from the coding sequence ATGAATAAAAAAGGAAAAATGATATCAATGTCATTTTGTGTGTCGATGGTTTTGGGAAGCCAACTTTTTGCAGCACAAAATAGTCAAAACACAACAGTACTTGAAGAGATAAAAGTTTCAGAGAATAATTTGATTTTGAATAGTGTAACAGAAGAAACAGGTTCATATACAACAGGAGCTACAAGTACAGCCACAAAATTGGATTTATCTTTAAGAGAAACTCCTCAATCTGTTTTAGTTTTTACTAGACAAAGATTAGAAGATCAAAATATAACTTCTTATCAAGAATTATTATCTAAAACGCCAGGTGTTACTCTAAATAAGTGGGATGAAAGAGTATATCCAACAGCTAGAGGATTTACTATTGATTATAATTTATATGATGGAATGCCTACTTATTCAATTGCTGATTATGGTGCAAATGATACTGATTTAATCATTTTTGATAGAGTTGAAATTGTAAAAGGTGCAAATGGACTTATGACAGGTGCTGGAAATCCTGCTTTAGGTTTAAACTATATTAGAAAGCATGCTAATTCAAAAGAATTTAAAGGAACTATTGATTTAAGCGCAGGTTCTTGGGATAATTATACGTCTTCAGCAGATGTTCAAACTCCACTAAATACTGATGGAAGTGTAAGAGCTAGATTTGTAGCAAAACATCAAGATAAAAAATCATATATGGATAATTATGAAAAACAAACAGATGTTTTTTATGGTGTAGTTGATATGGATTTAACAGATACTACATATTTATCTTTTGGTGCTAGTTATGAAAATATTCAAAGAGATGGAGTAAGATGGGGAGGATTGCCAGCATTTTATACTGATGGTTCAAGAACTAATTTTAGTCGTTCTAAAACAGTTTCAGATGATTGGACTTATTGGGATAATAAAACTACAAGTTATTTTGCAGATTTAAAACAGTATATATATGATGATATTTCAATTAATGCGTCTTATTCAAATAGAACAATGGATTCAAAAACAGCAATAGCATATTATTTTGGAACAGTTAATAAAGTGACTAATAATGCAGATGGATTTTTGTATGATTATGTAAGTGATGCAAAAGAAGAAGAAAATAATCTAAATTTGTATGCCTCAATTCCTTTTGAATTAGCAAAACTTGACCATGAGATAATTACTGGATTTGGATATAACAAATATGATTTTAAAAAGAATAATTTTGCTGGGACTGGTTATATTAGTGCTTCCTCTTTAAATTTTAGTAATATAAATATTGATAATCCGCAATTAAGTGCAAATACTCCTACTTTAGAATTACCAAGTAAAACTATACAAAAAGGTTATTATTTGGCAGGAAGATTTTCTTTAATGGAAGATTTAAAACTTATCTCTGGTATTAGAGTTTCATCTTGGGAATATCAAGCTAAAAATGGAAATGGGAATAGAGAATTTGACGATGAAATTACTCCTTATGCTGGTTTAGTTTACGATATAGATAAAAATTACTCTATTTATGTGAGTTATACGAGTATATTTAAACCAACAGATAGACAAGATAAAGATAATAATTATTTAGACCCAGCAGAAGGGAAAAGCTATGAAACGGGAATTAAAGGGGAATATTTTGATGGACGTTTAAATACTTCTTTATCTATATTTAGAATTGAGCAAACAGGTTTTGAAGATACTGGAATACCAATTGCTAGCAATCCTTTAAAAAATGCCTTTGAAAGAATTGACGGCGTTGTAAGTAAAGGTTTTGAATTGGGAGTACAAGGAAATCTTACAGATGATTTTAGTTTAGATTTTGGATTAGCAAACTTTGAAGCAGAAAATCCTGATGGAAGTAAATTTAATACAGATTCTTCAAGAACAACAGCAAATTTATGGGCTAAATATACTATTAGTAATTATAGATTTGGTGCAGGATTGAACTATAAAAGTAAAGTTTATACAGGAAGTGGTGCAACTAAAATCACACAAGATGCATTTATCACTACTGATTTAATGGCTGGATATAAAATAAATAAAAGTTTAGATTTACAGTTAAATATAAACAATGTTTTTGATGAAAAATATTATGAAGGTATTGGAGTTAACTCTATGCTTTATGGTGACCCTCGAAACTTTACTCTTGGTATGAAATATACTTTCTAA
- a CDS encoding efflux RND transporter permease subunit translates to MYKLIDYFYKNSQLNHTILVFFLILGIFSYINIPKEVFPTTQLEKLDIEGSYSGASAESLNNFAVSEIENQLNSISGLGKITSYIYSGFFSINIELQDGVDKTIKLNEVKDAVSLAKRYFPSDMEEPNVRIMDEEWSLLSIALSSSKYNQRELLKIADNLKNSLMQIKNINKVRNFGDADLQIELALDNKKINMYGLNSSSVIDAISQLSYIYPVGNIEQVGDHVYLSAANNKFDSKFWENSILKIDGKKIYLNDIANITIGYPKKETISRLNGENTLTLRVYKNKNGDSIKLTKEIKELLKSTEASYEDITLVVSRDNSKLINERLNTILANITLGLILVGFAMYILISPRLSFVIILGIPFSFIIGLLFLEMMGYSLNMVSMMAMLIALGIVVDDAIIVSENIQRHIDEGYELDKAILKGTKQMIGPVIIAGITTVFAFISMLFVSGEMGLFIKLIPIVITCLIVSSIIESFLFLPLHAKHILKVNEKQLDWTKVYNFYENILHKVIEHKRSFLVIFFITIPIISIILIKTSRFQLFPDIDSSNIEIAVKLENSIPIEITDNIAKKYEKALLDNAKELYIKNITTTIGLYVDIADNEEEIENAFILSVELEEFREENFVENYINPILNFSFDFERSDKVRLISSNDAMNMIRDLINPLLKEDNAVDYNIISQKMGIDSTDIEILLNSYDTSLLVQNIEKLKEKLKNINGVKDISDNTILGQSEYKYIVNAYGRQLGLTDSDIAKAISSFFLEREQANTFNEDGIIKIITKSINKDSIKELKNFYIPLENNQFVQLKEVVDFKIERNFNEMQKINGQIYKKVMANVQNDIVNATEVLEKLEGTIEDIKKSGIQINFGGEKEKSDKLALDIIKAFLVSIFLIFITLLIIFPSFKSTFVILSVIPFTILGPIIGHFIMGINLNSQSMIGMLGLAGVVINDGIIMLNFLHHTRTKKEFFENAKLRVRPILITSITTMLGLFTLIFFPTGESIMLQPIAVSLGFGILWGTVLNLVYVPALFATLYKIKD, encoded by the coding sequence ATGTACAAACTAATAGACTATTTTTATAAAAATTCTCAACTTAATCATACTATTTTAGTTTTTTTCCTCATTTTAGGAATTTTTTCATATATAAATATCCCTAAAGAAGTTTTTCCTACAACTCAACTTGAAAAACTTGATATAGAAGGAAGTTACTCAGGAGCTAGTGCAGAAAGTTTAAATAACTTTGCAGTAAGTGAAATAGAAAATCAACTAAACTCTATTTCAGGACTTGGGAAAATCACTTCATATATTTATTCAGGATTTTTTTCAATCAATATTGAACTTCAAGATGGAGTTGATAAAACTATAAAATTAAATGAAGTAAAAGATGCAGTAAGCCTTGCAAAAAGATATTTTCCTTCGGATATGGAAGAACCAAATGTAAGAATTATGGATGAAGAGTGGTCATTATTATCTATTGCTTTATCTTCTTCAAAATATAATCAAAGAGAGTTATTAAAAATTGCAGATAATTTGAAAAACTCTTTAATGCAAATTAAAAATATAAACAAAGTACGAAATTTTGGAGATGCAGATTTACAAATAGAGTTAGCTTTAGATAATAAAAAAATAAATATGTATGGATTAAATAGTTCTAGCGTTATTGATGCAATATCACAATTATCTTATATCTATCCTGTTGGAAATATAGAACAAGTTGGCGATCATGTATATTTAAGTGCTGCTAACAATAAATTTGACTCGAAATTTTGGGAAAATAGTATTTTAAAAATAGATGGAAAAAAGATTTATCTAAATGATATTGCAAACATAACTATTGGATATCCTAAAAAAGAGACTATTTCTCGACTTAATGGAGAAAATACTTTAACTCTAAGAGTATATAAAAATAAAAATGGCGATAGTATCAAACTAACAAAAGAGATAAAAGAGTTACTTAAAAGTACTGAAGCTTCTTATGAAGATATTACTTTAGTTGTTTCAAGAGACAATTCTAAATTAATCAATGAAAGATTAAATACGATTTTGGCAAATATAACTTTAGGATTAATCTTAGTTGGATTTGCTATGTATATTTTGATTAGTCCTAGATTATCATTTGTTATTATTTTAGGTATTCCTTTTTCATTTATTATTGGATTACTATTTTTAGAAATGATGGGATATAGTCTAAATATGGTTTCAATGATGGCTATGTTAATAGCTCTTGGAATTGTAGTTGATGATGCAATTATCGTAAGTGAAAATATCCAAAGACATATTGATGAAGGTTATGAACTTGACAAAGCTATTTTAAAAGGAACAAAACAGATGATAGGTCCAGTTATAATAGCTGGAATTACAACTGTTTTTGCTTTTATATCTATGTTATTTGTTAGTGGAGAAATGGGACTTTTTATTAAGTTAATTCCTATTGTTATTACTTGTTTGATAGTTTCATCAATTATTGAATCATTTTTATTTTTACCACTTCATGCAAAACATATTTTAAAGGTAAATGAAAAACAATTAGATTGGACAAAAGTATATAACTTTTATGAAAATATTTTACACAAAGTAATAGAACATAAAAGAAGCTTCTTAGTTATATTTTTTATAACTATTCCCATAATTTCAATTATTCTTATAAAAACTAGTAGATTTCAACTTTTTCCAGATATTGATTCAAGTAATATTGAAATTGCAGTTAAACTTGAGAACTCTATTCCTATTGAAATAACCGATAATATTGCAAAAAAATATGAAAAAGCTCTTTTAGATAATGCAAAAGAACTCTATATAAAAAATATAACAACAACAATTGGATTATATGTTGATATTGCAGATAATGAAGAAGAGATAGAAAATGCTTTTATTCTTTCAGTGGAACTTGAAGAGTTTAGAGAAGAAAATTTTGTAGAAAACTATATAAATCCTATTTTAAACTTTAGTTTTGATTTTGAAAGATCAGATAAAGTAAGACTTATTAGCTCTAATGATGCTATGAATATGATTAGAGATTTAATCAATCCTTTATTAAAAGAAGACAATGCCGTTGACTATAATATAATCTCTCAAAAAATGGGTATTGATTCAACAGATATTGAGATTTTATTGAATTCTTATGATACTTCATTATTAGTTCAGAATATTGAAAAATTAAAAGAAAAACTAAAAAATATAAATGGAGTAAAAGATATATCTGATAATACTATTTTAGGACAAAGTGAATACAAATATATAGTAAATGCTTATGGAAGACAATTAGGACTTACAGATAGTGATATAGCAAAAGCTATTAGTAGTTTCTTTTTAGAAAGAGAACAAGCAAATACTTTCAATGAAGATGGAATTATCAAAATAATAACAAAATCAATAAATAAAGATAGTATAAAAGAGTTAAAAAACTTTTATATTCCACTTGAAAATAACCAATTTGTTCAATTAAAAGAAGTTGTAGATTTCAAAATTGAAAGAAATTTCAACGAAATGCAAAAAATCAATGGACAAATTTATAAAAAAGTTATGGCAAATGTTCAAAATGATATTGTAAATGCAACTGAAGTTTTAGAAAAACTTGAAGGCACTATAGAAGATATAAAAAAATCTGGTATTCAAATAAATTTTGGAGGAGAAAAAGAAAAAAGCGATAAATTGGCTTTAGACATTATCAAAGCTTTTTTAGTTTCAATATTTTTAATATTTATAACTTTACTTATAATCTTCCCCTCTTTTAAAAGTACTTTTGTGATTTTGTCTGTTATTCCTTTTACAATTTTAGGACCAATTATTGGTCACTTTATAATGGGAATAAATCTAAATTCACAATCAATGATTGGTATGCTAGGACTTGCTGGTGTTGTTATAAATGATGGAATTATTATGCTTAATTTTTTACATCATACAAGAACAAAAAAAGAGTTTTTTGAAAATGCAAAATTAAGAGTTCGCCCTATTTTAATAACTTCTATTACAACAATGTTAGGTTTATTTACTTTAATATTTTTTCCAACAGGAGAATCTATAATGCTTCAACCAATAGCCGTTTCTTTAGGATTTGGGATTTTATGGGGAACAGTTTTAAATTTAGTTTATGTCCCTGCTCTTTTTGCAACTTTATATAAAATCAAGGATTAA
- a CDS encoding efflux RND transporter periplasmic adaptor subunit, whose protein sequence is MTKYIFLLFPIFLFANSYIAKIEPKDEFSIYANASGEITYLDKNKEMNIINGVIVKIDNVLDKENLSLYQTQLKLLNEKLSILQDYYNKFKTIKGKSDFEKDEKYMEIIELKNSIKDLEISIANTKNTLSKKEIALDNLYLKEFVVNKYDYVNVGTKIATAYDISKAKLVIYLNSEDYKDIKSKEIYLDGKKSDVKIKKLDITPDKTFISAYKLELEIDSKEFGKSITVEFK, encoded by the coding sequence ATGACAAAATATATTTTTTTACTATTTCCAATATTTTTATTTGCTAACTCATATATAGCAAAAATTGAACCAAAAGATGAATTTAGTATCTATGCAAATGCAAGTGGAGAAATAACATATCTTGATAAAAATAAAGAGATGAATATTATAAATGGTGTTATCGTAAAAATTGATAATGTTTTAGATAAAGAAAATCTTAGCCTTTATCAAACTCAATTAAAACTTTTAAATGAAAAACTCTCAATTTTACAAGATTATTACAATAAATTTAAAACTATAAAAGGTAAAAGTGATTTTGAAAAAGATGAAAAATATATGGAAATTATTGAATTAAAAAATAGTATAAAAGATTTAGAAATTTCAATAGCAAATACAAAAAATACTCTAAGCAAAAAAGAGATTGCCTTAGACAACTTATATCTAAAAGAGTTTGTTGTTAATAAATATGATTATGTAAATGTAGGAACTAAAATCGCAACTGCATATGATATAAGTAAAGCAAAACTAGTTATTTATCTAAATAGTGAAGATTATAAAGATATAAAATCAAAAGAGATTTATTTAGATGGTAAAAAATCAGATGTAAAAATAAAAAAGCTTGATATTACTCCTGATAAAACTTTTATTTCTGCATATAAATTAGAACTAGAAATTGATTCAAAAGAGTTTGGTAAAAGTATAACTGTGGAGTTCAAATAA
- a CDS encoding TolC family protein, giving the protein MKKFLYCFLFSSLLFANEKSNEVLMPLKNEIRDLETKSIEEKKEVNKYEWLNDLNISLSQSKDDENIKTKDYSLNLNQKILDFGGISSQIDYANNLFKQEALKIKMENFEDLNTLYKNFIDLKINDINILQNDLNIKNSEIEVDIKKSQYRNGQSDISDLNDAIMKKNLLEDSKMNLKLNKVIYENDIKKLTSYELNNLSIPSIYLISKDIFLEKSTKKLYANLESQVSQNEYKKTKSKYLPALNLTGAVGYQDSTTKKSQDYYNYGASITMPLNYTFSNDIEYSKLVYLQNRKKEELTSIELEKVYDSSIETIKQFENRINLALNDIKLYEELLELNQEEFNAGFKADEDVQTLKNSKEIRKLDIEKYKLNIKKELLYIYFQTI; this is encoded by the coding sequence ATGAAAAAATTTTTATATTGTTTTTTATTCTCTTCTTTACTTTTTGCAAATGAAAAATCAAATGAAGTTTTAATGCCTTTAAAAAATGAAATAAGAGATTTAGAAACAAAAAGCATAGAAGAAAAAAAAGAGGTAAATAAATATGAATGGTTAAATGATTTGAATATATCACTTAGTCAAAGTAAAGATGATGAAAATATAAAAACAAAAGATTATTCTTTAAATTTAAATCAAAAGATACTTGACTTTGGTGGTATTTCTTCTCAAATTGATTATGCAAATAATTTATTTAAACAAGAAGCTTTAAAAATAAAAATGGAAAATTTTGAAGATTTAAATACTTTGTATAAAAACTTTATTGATTTAAAAATAAATGATATAAATATTTTACAAAATGACTTGAATATAAAAAATAGTGAAATAGAAGTTGATATAAAAAAATCTCAATATAGAAATGGTCAAAGTGATATTAGTGATTTAAACGATGCTATTATGAAAAAAAACTTATTAGAAGATTCAAAAATGAATCTAAAACTCAATAAAGTTATTTATGAAAATGATATAAAAAAACTAACTTCTTACGAATTAAATAATTTAAGTATTCCTTCAATATATTTGATTTCAAAAGATATATTTTTAGAAAAATCTACAAAAAAACTATATGCAAATTTAGAATCGCAAGTAAGCCAAAATGAATACAAAAAAACTAAAAGCAAATATCTTCCAGCTTTAAACCTAACTGGAGCAGTTGGATATCAAGATTCTACTACAAAAAAATCGCAAGATTATTATAATTATGGTGCAAGTATAACTATGCCTTTAAATTATACCTTTTCAAATGACATAGAATATTCAAAACTAGTATATTTACAAAATAGAAAAAAAGAAGAATTAACATCAATTGAACTAGAAAAAGTTTATGATAGTTCAATTGAAACAATAAAACAATTCGAAAATAGAATAAATCTTGCATTAAATGACATAAAACTTTATGAAGAACTTTTAGAATTAAATCAAGAAGAGTTTAATGCCGGATTTAAAGCAGATGAAGATGTTCAAACGCTGAAAAACTCGAAAGAAATAAGAAAATTAGATATTGAAAAATATAAATTAAATATCAAAAAAGAGCTTTTATACATATATTTTCAAACAATTTAA
- a CDS encoding cold-shock protein, translating to MANQNIGTVKWFNSEKGFGFIQLENEDQEFFVHHSEINSSNYGRATLNDGQKVSFEIGKNDKGPQAKNVRAI from the coding sequence ATGGCAAATCAAAATATCGGAACAGTAAAATGGTTCAACAGTGAAAAAGGTTTTGGATTTATCCAATTAGAAAATGAAGATCAAGAGTTTTTTGTTCACCATAGTGAAATTAATTCATCAAATTACGGAAGAGCTACATTAAATGATGGTCAAAAAGTATCTTTTGAAATCGGTAAAAACGATAAAGGTCCTCAAGCAAAAAATGTTAGAGCTATCTAA
- a CDS encoding response regulator transcription factor: protein MSRNEFKNIKVLFVEDEENIRINAVTYLRRLFEEVYEAKDANEAFEIIDNKKPHIIITDINMPKTNGLEMIRKIRKNDLYTKIIVLSAYTKTEYLLEAIELRLEKYLVKPIRHETIFPILSDCVNKIKNSKNIKYFSKDCYFDLSNKILYKNENIEKLSIKEVDLLSLLCENSDRLVDYDTIQSIVWNDDFMSEGALRTVARKLRKKLPKDCLYNFSKIGYKITTV, encoded by the coding sequence ATGAGTAGAAATGAATTTAAAAATATAAAAGTATTATTCGTAGAAGATGAAGAAAATATCAGAATAAATGCTGTAACTTATCTTAGAAGATTATTTGAAGAAGTATATGAAGCAAAAGATGCTAATGAAGCTTTTGAAATAATTGATAATAAAAAACCACATATTATAATAACAGATATAAATATGCCTAAAACTAATGGTTTAGAGATGATAAGGAAAATTAGAAAAAATGATCTTTATACTAAAATCATAGTTTTAAGTGCATATACTAAAACAGAGTATTTATTAGAAGCTATTGAATTAAGACTTGAAAAATATTTAGTAAAACCTATTCGTCATGAAACAATATTTCCTATTTTAAGCGATTGCGTAAATAAAATAAAAAATAGCAAAAATATAAAATATTTTTCAAAAGATTGTTATTTTGACCTTTCAAATAAAATTTTATATAAAAATGAAAATATCGAAAAATTATCAATAAAAGAAGTTGATTTATTATCTCTTCTTTGCGAAAATAGCGATAGATTAGTCGATTATGATACTATACAATCTATTGTTTGGAATGATGATTTTATGAGCGAAGGGGCTTTAAGAACAGTAGCAAGAAAACTAAGAAAAAAACTTCCAAAAGATTGCTTATATAATTTTTCAAAGATTGGCTATAAAATTACTACTGTTTAA